From the genome of Desulfovibrio gilichinskyi, one region includes:
- a CDS encoding UDP-glucose--hexose-1-phosphate uridylyltransferase codes for MNDAFQDYPHRRFNPLTGEWVLVSPHRTKRPWQGRQENANVSSLPAYDQNCYLCPGNTRNQGVVNPDYKDIFVFDNDFPSLLEESITSSCDSDDLFRVEPETGVCRVICFSPRHDLTLSRMDPVDVRKVVDVWCDQFTELSTREDIGYVQIFENRGDIMGCSNPHPHGQIWATRSVPMIPAKEDNSQKEYLREKEQCMLCHYVERELESGERIVFENDSFVALVPFWAVWPFETMLLPKHHMGAITDMSDSQKDDLAKALVQMGIRFDNLFETSFPYSMGLHQRPVHENGADHWHWHIHYYPPLLRSATVRKFMVGYEMMAMPQRDMTAEQSAKRLRDLPDVHFMNPVADLSGPETNLKSKDK; via the coding sequence ATGAATGATGCTTTTCAGGATTATCCACATAGACGATTCAATCCGCTCACCGGAGAGTGGGTTCTTGTTTCCCCGCACAGGACAAAACGTCCTTGGCAGGGGCGGCAGGAGAATGCAAATGTCAGCTCTTTGCCTGCTTATGATCAAAATTGCTACTTATGCCCCGGCAATACCCGTAATCAAGGCGTAGTTAATCCTGATTACAAAGATATTTTTGTTTTCGACAACGATTTCCCCTCACTTTTAGAAGAATCAATAACTTCGTCTTGTGACTCTGATGATCTTTTTCGGGTTGAACCTGAGACTGGGGTATGCCGCGTAATTTGTTTTTCACCGCGCCATGATCTCACTTTGTCGCGGATGGATCCTGTGGATGTGCGCAAGGTTGTTGATGTTTGGTGTGATCAGTTCACAGAACTATCGACCCGTGAAGATATCGGATACGTCCAGATTTTTGAAAATCGCGGTGATATTATGGGTTGTTCCAACCCTCATCCTCACGGTCAGATTTGGGCCACACGTTCCGTTCCGATGATTCCTGCCAAAGAAGATAATAGTCAGAAAGAATATTTACGTGAAAAAGAACAGTGCATGCTTTGCCACTATGTTGAACGTGAACTTGAATCCGGCGAAAGGATTGTTTTTGAAAACGATTCCTTTGTGGCTCTAGTTCCGTTTTGGGCGGTCTGGCCGTTTGAAACTATGCTGCTGCCGAAGCACCATATGGGAGCGATTACAGATATGTCAGACTCTCAGAAAGATGATCTGGCTAAAGCTCTGGTGCAGATGGGCATCCGGTTCGATAATCTTTTTGAAACATCATTTCCATATTCTATGGGACTTCACCAGCGTCCTGTTCATGAAAATGGCGCAGATCATTGGCACTGGCATATTCATTATTACCCGCCGCTTTTAAGGTCTGCCACCGTGCGCAAATTTATGGTCGGTTATGAAATGATGGCTATGCCGCAGCGGGATATGACTGCGGAACAAAGTGCTAAACGTTTGCGTGATCTGCCGGATGTTCATTTTATGAATCCGGTAGCGGACTTAAGTGGTCCGGAAACTAATTTAAAGAGTAAGGACAAATAA
- a CDS encoding DotU family type IV/VI secretion system protein has translation MIMHLSDCFLELFTFVRFLTDSSYKIEADYEVVRKDFSLLLDRVESKGREGKFSDEQFDNARFAVFAWADEAILCSSWPGAKDWLKHTLQREYYGTSSAGEEFFERLNLLLGERKTPLDESLFVDCDCDKDSEKSSPVEENKSYNLEILEVYALCLSLGYSGIYFSDHESDRLTRLREDCVKRIVDGQGDFQLSAFPDSYGTKKMSKHNGLYGRVFEPLSIVFLILPLLVLAGVYFAYLGLLENSLQLWLG, from the coding sequence ATGATTATGCATCTGTCTGATTGTTTTCTAGAACTGTTTACCTTTGTCCGCTTCCTGACTGATTCGTCATATAAAATTGAAGCAGACTATGAAGTCGTGCGCAAAGATTTTTCTCTACTGCTGGATCGCGTTGAGAGTAAGGGGCGAGAAGGTAAATTCAGTGATGAGCAATTTGATAATGCCCGTTTTGCCGTTTTCGCATGGGCTGACGAAGCTATTCTCTGTTCATCATGGCCAGGAGCAAAAGACTGGCTTAAACATACGCTTCAGCGTGAATATTATGGAACATCCAGTGCAGGAGAAGAGTTTTTTGAGCGGCTTAATTTGTTGCTTGGCGAAAGAAAAACTCCACTTGATGAAAGTCTTTTTGTCGATTGCGATTGCGATAAAGATTCGGAAAAGAGTTCTCCGGTTGAAGAAAATAAAAGCTATAATTTAGAAATTTTGGAAGTTTATGCTCTATGCCTTTCGCTTGGTTATTCCGGTATTTACTTTAGTGATCATGAATCAGATCGGCTGACGAGACTGAGGGAGGACTGTGTAAAACGCATTGTGGACGGGCAAGGCGACTTCCAACTTTCCGCTTTTCCGGACTCATACGGCACAAAGAAAATGTCTAAGCACAATGGTCTTTACGGGCGTGTTTTTGAACCTCTTTCAATCGTATTTTTAATTCTTCCCCTGCTGGTCCTGGCTGGAGTGTATTTTGCCTATCTGGGCTTGCTTGAAAACAGTCTGCAACTTTGGTTGGGCTGA
- a CDS encoding type VI secretion lipoprotein TssJ, producing the protein MHSKYLIPPILLLLLLTAGGCGGGNKPVNPTEVTTPASSPDQIKWTYQVNAISFKLGVAKDLNKYDDAPHTLLLCFYQLSDLNKFNEMTGNPAGISKLFNCTSFGPSVTQVRREFVQPGTNATITMDRAEGTKFVGVAAGYYNLQGDGATRTWQIPMDVTSTGMLWWSDTWYAPAKLDAMIILGPNEIQKVGE; encoded by the coding sequence GTGCATAGCAAATATCTGATTCCGCCAATTCTCCTTCTTCTTTTGCTAACCGCCGGTGGCTGCGGCGGAGGTAATAAACCTGTCAATCCTACTGAAGTTACAACTCCTGCTTCAAGTCCGGATCAGATTAAGTGGACTTATCAGGTCAATGCTATCTCTTTTAAACTCGGAGTGGCTAAAGATCTTAACAAGTATGATGATGCTCCGCATACCTTGCTTTTATGCTTTTATCAGCTATCAGATCTCAATAAATTTAACGAAATGACAGGGAATCCTGCCGGAATCAGTAAGCTTTTTAACTGCACCAGTTTCGGTCCCTCAGTAACACAGGTAAGACGGGAATTTGTTCAGCCCGGGACCAATGCCACGATAACCATGGATCGTGCCGAAGGTACAAAATTTGTGGGGGTCGCTGCAGGATACTACAACCTGCAAGGAGACGGGGCAACCAGAACATGGCAAATCCCCATGGATGTTACAAGTACCGGAATGCTGTGGTGGTCTGATACTTGGTATGCTCCGGCAAAGCTGGATGCGATGATAATACTTGGACCAAATGAGATTCAAAAGGTCGGAGAGTAA
- the tssK gene encoding type VI secretion system baseplate subunit TssK: MYANKPLFWHQGLFLQPQHFQLADLHQLHRLRALREFGQPYFWGLTKLDIREGALERRNLEVTGVEVLFDDGNFVSFPGNAMLEPRSFDKVWQDGEKPFMVYLGLKKWSNEGGNVTLTDDDTTISNTMFAVSPDPEELPDLLGNGPVGQIKPMRYVLRLFWETELDDLGAYTIIPLGRLMLDLEQVRLDESFIPPALTLDSSEYLTNVFKDISDQVASRSRRLEQYKSPGGLGSGDLDFTSTVFLLALRTLNRYAPMLKHFVEAPHIHPWKAFGLLRQIIGELSSFSRDISSLGEGAHGEKLLPDYDHENIGPCFEAARDIISHILDSLTAGPEFMSQFTFEDPYFTAELPDRAFGAGNTFWLLVRTDEPEKAMPELLKIAKLSATKGMSTLLSRAVNGIGMTPVDNPPPGLPRTKGALCFRIDTESSLWDEVQRSGSISLYWDSAPREMMAYIAAMRG; the protein is encoded by the coding sequence GTGTACGCGAATAAACCTCTTTTTTGGCATCAGGGACTGTTTTTACAGCCCCAGCATTTTCAACTGGCAGACTTGCACCAGCTTCATCGCTTGCGTGCTCTGCGTGAATTCGGGCAACCATATTTCTGGGGGCTGACAAAGCTTGATATCCGTGAAGGTGCACTGGAACGGCGTAATCTGGAAGTGACAGGCGTGGAAGTCCTTTTCGATGACGGTAATTTCGTTTCATTTCCAGGAAATGCAATGCTCGAACCGCGTTCCTTTGACAAAGTCTGGCAGGACGGTGAGAAACCGTTTATGGTCTATCTAGGGTTAAAAAAATGGAGCAATGAGGGAGGTAATGTAACGCTTACTGATGATGATACTACCATCAGCAATACGATGTTTGCAGTATCTCCTGATCCTGAAGAACTGCCTGATTTACTCGGGAACGGTCCTGTAGGGCAGATCAAGCCTATGCGGTACGTTTTGCGCCTTTTCTGGGAGACAGAGCTTGATGATCTTGGAGCTTATACTATAATTCCGCTCGGCAGGTTGATGCTTGATCTTGAACAGGTCCGTCTGGACGAAAGCTTTATCCCTCCGGCTTTGACTTTAGACTCTTCTGAATATCTTACCAATGTTTTCAAAGATATAAGCGATCAGGTCGCCTCACGCAGTCGCAGGCTTGAACAATATAAAAGCCCCGGCGGGCTTGGGTCCGGTGATCTGGACTTTACTTCCACTGTCTTTTTGCTGGCTTTGCGTACGCTCAACCGCTACGCGCCCATGCTTAAACACTTTGTAGAAGCTCCACATATTCATCCATGGAAAGCTTTTGGTTTGCTGCGTCAGATTATAGGGGAGCTTTCATCTTTCTCGCGTGATATTTCGTCTCTCGGTGAAGGGGCGCACGGCGAAAAACTTCTGCCTGATTATGACCATGAAAACATCGGTCCCTGTTTCGAGGCTGCGCGTGATATAATATCCCATATTCTCGACAGCCTCACAGCCGGACCTGAATTCATGAGTCAGTTCACCTTTGAAGATCCATATTTTACAGCAGAATTGCCTGATAGAGCTTTCGGCGCCGGAAATACCTTCTGGCTCTTGGTGCGTACTGATGAACCGGAAAAGGCTATGCCTGAACTGCTAAAAATTGCCAAGCTTTCTGCCACAAAGGGTATGAGTACACTGCTGTCCAGAGCTGTTAACGGCATCGGTATGACTCCGGTAGATAATCCTCCTCCGGGATTGCCGAGAACTAAGGGGGCCCTGTGTTTCCGCATAGATACGGAATCCTCTTTATGGGATGAAGTACAAAGATCCGGCAGTATTTCTTTATACTGGGATTCTGCTCCAAGAGAAATGATGGCCTATATCGCAGCAATGAGAGGGTAG
- a CDS encoding D-lyxose/D-mannose family sugar isomerase: MKRSEVNALISKAKDFYQHHHFSLPKWGFWGPENWKGKGDSEVVRNLLGWDLTDYGKGDFDSLGLILFTIRNGNLATGDAKPYAEKIMILREGQVCPMHFHWSKREDIINRAGGNLVIKLYGSDENEALSDTPLDVSVDGFVRTIEAGSEVILTPGESICLEPGMYHAFYCETGTGDVMVGEVSAVNDDNLDNRFHEPLPRFPQIEEDEEPVHLLVTDYEKYV, translated from the coding sequence ATGAAAAGAAGCGAAGTAAATGCACTTATTTCTAAAGCCAAAGATTTTTATCAGCATCACCATTTTAGTTTGCCTAAATGGGGTTTCTGGGGGCCGGAAAATTGGAAGGGAAAAGGTGACAGCGAAGTCGTCCGCAATCTGCTCGGATGGGATTTGACAGATTACGGTAAAGGCGATTTTGATTCCCTCGGCCTTATTTTGTTCACCATACGAAACGGCAATCTGGCTACCGGAGATGCTAAGCCGTATGCTGAAAAAATTATGATTCTTCGCGAAGGACAAGTTTGTCCTATGCATTTTCACTGGTCCAAGCGTGAAGATATTATCAACCGCGCCGGTGGTAATCTCGTAATCAAGCTTTACGGTTCAGATGAGAATGAAGCTCTCTCTGACACGCCTCTTGATGTAAGTGTTGACGGATTTGTGCGTACCATTGAAGCCGGTTCGGAAGTCATACTCACCCCGGGGGAAAGTATTTGTCTTGAGCCGGGAATGTACCACGCTTTTTACTGCGAAACGGGAACAGGGGATGTTATGGTCGGCGAAGTCAGTGCCGTGAATGATGACAATCTGGATAATCGTTTTCACGAACCTTTGCCGCGTTTTCCTCAAATTGAAGAAGATGAAGAGCCCGTCCACCTGCTTGTCACTGATTACGAAAAATACGTTTAA
- a CDS encoding type VI secretion system contractile sheath domain-containing protein, with amino-acid sequence MHIEPPVFSILAIGQFSPALEAETPPVLQVDSFSLDDAVAQLSPTLDIPADKTICPSGVITVSIHKMADFKPKNLPQISTFAKELEDAKDYLKKGGSPENMDSLFPMAAGLITIPAKSAPLKHEQKSSAIDDILSMVDTSSAQTGSQPSPQGIEEQINSILSKIQQTVFTDKSFRIMESAWRGAQLLAGQVTSGCKTSVKLTLVPFSKNNFIPVFDQLESKLAETPPDIILIDKEISSSPRAMTELERVMDFAETMLAPAVISMSPSFFGIQSWDKLKKVRYIPALLESAEYGRWKTLVERSGAGWVMACIGSIMARPMYKPESGFSKTNFTEENPLWISAPWTIGALCSRSVAEYGQPTRFCDRGSIRLEQLPLTDGPSPSPLEIMLNTERLSDFKQAGIIALAGTAGRDHAFVAGAVTIDGGPLKFKMFLSQLTGFLIRLSVNQREEIQNIVPDLTKAISLFIQSIGFPAPQDLQITTHNGNDGATSLEITFTPDREILSTNTPITFGFNW; translated from the coding sequence ATGCATATAGAACCACCAGTTTTTTCAATACTTGCCATCGGGCAATTTTCTCCTGCGCTGGAAGCAGAAACGCCTCCTGTTTTGCAAGTCGATTCATTCTCCCTTGATGATGCTGTTGCCCAGCTCTCTCCGACTCTTGATATCCCTGCCGATAAGACTATCTGCCCAAGCGGCGTGATTACGGTATCCATACACAAAATGGCTGATTTCAAACCGAAAAATTTACCTCAAATATCTACCTTTGCAAAAGAACTTGAAGATGCAAAAGACTACTTAAAAAAAGGTGGATCTCCTGAAAATATGGACAGCCTTTTCCCGATGGCAGCAGGTCTGATCACAATTCCTGCTAAGTCAGCACCGCTGAAGCATGAGCAAAAATCCAGTGCCATAGATGACATTTTATCCATGGTTGATACTTCATCAGCGCAAACCGGCTCACAACCCTCACCACAAGGAATTGAAGAACAAATCAACTCCATTTTAAGCAAAATTCAACAGACCGTTTTTACCGACAAGAGTTTCCGTATCATGGAATCAGCTTGGCGCGGAGCGCAGCTTCTTGCCGGACAGGTTACATCCGGCTGTAAAACCAGTGTTAAATTAACTTTAGTTCCATTTTCCAAAAATAATTTCATCCCTGTTTTCGATCAACTTGAATCAAAACTGGCCGAGACTCCTCCGGACATAATCTTAATTGATAAGGAGATTTCAAGTTCACCGCGTGCTATGACTGAGCTGGAAAGAGTCATGGATTTTGCTGAAACGATGCTTGCTCCGGCAGTTATTTCCATGAGCCCAAGCTTTTTTGGCATTCAAAGCTGGGATAAATTAAAAAAAGTCCGCTACATCCCCGCCCTTCTGGAGAGCGCAGAATACGGACGGTGGAAAACACTTGTGGAACGGTCCGGAGCAGGATGGGTTATGGCCTGTATAGGCAGCATCATGGCCCGCCCTATGTACAAACCGGAATCAGGTTTCAGCAAAACAAATTTTACTGAAGAAAACCCGTTATGGATCAGCGCGCCTTGGACCATTGGAGCACTATGCTCACGCAGTGTTGCCGAGTATGGCCAGCCTACCCGTTTCTGTGATCGCGGCTCTATACGTCTTGAACAACTTCCGCTTACAGACGGACCATCTCCATCACCTCTTGAAATCATGCTTAACACAGAGCGACTTTCCGACTTTAAACAAGCAGGTATTATCGCACTGGCAGGCACCGCAGGCAGAGATCATGCCTTTGTTGCCGGAGCAGTAACCATTGATGGCGGTCCGCTCAAATTCAAAATGTTTTTATCTCAGCTAACTGGATTCCTCATTCGTTTATCAGTAAATCAGCGTGAGGAAATTCAGAATATCGTCCCTGATCTTACCAAAGCTATATCTCTGTTTATCCAATCCATAGGTTTTCCTGCCCCGCAAGACCTCCAGATAACAACGCACAATGGAAATGACGGAGCAACCTCACTTGAGATAACGTTCACCCCTGATCGGGAGATTCTGTCAACAAATACTCCAATAACCTTCGGCTTCAACTGGTAA
- a CDS encoding type VI secretion protein IcmF/TssM N-terminal domain-containing protein yields MKKLILSILKTIFLILLFAAAAFGSYALVNYKGWPWWAGACLFGGFVGAIVAVLFIRKWFLRRRERKFVKRIVDQDNSAIAAAPLHERSQLQELQTRWMAAVDLLRNSELRKRGNPLYVLPWYMVFGESDSGKTTAVASSRLTTILTDVGPVPGVSATRNCDWWFFEEAIILDTAGRYAIPLDESRDKEEWEKFLTLLVKYRKKEPLNGLIITLPADQLLSGDEDSLGKYGRSLRRRINEIMRVLGAKFPVYVLVTKIDLIFGLKGLVEVLPEETLSQAMGLINESMGTDPEEFVEKAVSSLTERLRELRLLLIDGKSHFDPAFLLFAAELDRLSLRLKAFAAGTFEDNPYQEQPLFRGMFFSSGEQSGEQSSEFLSGLDSLKGIEPNLPETAKGIFLHDFFSKVLPRDRNLFTPIMEFLKWKLFTRNLGMAGWLLLLFFVCGLFSLSYISNKQAMDDLFFAFPTQPAFSNNTDTHIVEFDVFREKIAKLHELNSNWWVPRMGLEVSSEAELKVKEVYCKDFKEIILDPADKALEKAVGRLSMHSSELLTSDYVKLLVWRIELLEDRLAGGGQESFSAFDLPSGRAMTDIVTGFNTDLMKFYGQTYRSYLDWTDKTEPLEEQKLMLQAQLGRVFSFKGADFRWLVDWVNDNPNMQSVTLRDFWGGPNLQFENEVIVEPAYTQNGRKELQDFLMELRQAMPKVGDFDKREKAFWAWYAEQYYKTWYDFAEHFGEGERQLLTKDDYRTMSAKMALPDNPYFSLLTRMKDEFKPVKDIIPTPKWVNLVFSFNIVLSQYEAGKNAGVEASSQKAQDSLSKLMTDLGGRMATRIEERLEMAKKLDAYMGVLKDVSAFAGTQETAFKSAAALYPGTGGTAASPASGAGAVQKNPVDVATQAMADLKSRLSDIGPGSEEFWQLVRGPLDFIIYVVTMEASCELQQLWEGNVLAETAHIPDDKLGENLFGKTGIVNKFTDGSAKPFLTRGVHGWQGRSWLGITFPFRDEFFTFLNSGAWSSQAVQPQYKVDLSTLPTTVNANATQEPFATILTVECGSGQQVLSNYNYASEMSFVWKPDSCGTTTLTIQFRGINLTRTYEGKLGFAKFLKEFRSGVKVFTSEDFPDQEKGLTGLGIKDITVGYTFSGAAPVIELLKIKPLNVPDIITECWE; encoded by the coding sequence ATGAAGAAATTAATTCTCTCGATACTGAAAACTATATTCCTTATATTACTGTTCGCTGCGGCTGCGTTCGGTTCCTATGCTCTTGTCAATTACAAGGGGTGGCCGTGGTGGGCCGGAGCCTGTCTGTTCGGCGGTTTTGTAGGGGCAATCGTGGCGGTTCTTTTCATCCGCAAATGGTTTCTGCGCAGACGTGAGAGAAAATTTGTTAAGCGTATTGTAGATCAGGATAATTCCGCCATTGCCGCGGCTCCTTTACATGAGCGGTCACAGCTTCAGGAATTGCAGACCAGATGGATGGCGGCTGTAGATCTTCTTAGAAATTCTGAACTGCGTAAACGCGGTAATCCACTTTACGTTCTGCCGTGGTATATGGTCTTCGGTGAATCTGATTCCGGAAAAACTACAGCGGTGGCCAGCAGCCGGCTTACAACAATTCTTACTGACGTCGGCCCTGTTCCCGGTGTTTCCGCTACAAGAAATTGCGATTGGTGGTTTTTTGAAGAAGCCATAATTCTCGATACCGCAGGTCGTTACGCTATACCCCTTGATGAATCACGTGATAAGGAAGAGTGGGAAAAATTCCTTACACTTTTGGTTAAGTATCGTAAGAAAGAGCCTCTCAACGGATTAATAATAACTCTTCCGGCTGATCAACTGCTTTCCGGTGATGAAGATTCTCTTGGCAAATACGGGCGCAGTCTCAGGCGGCGTATTAATGAGATTATGAGGGTGCTTGGAGCTAAATTTCCGGTTTATGTTTTAGTTACTAAAATCGATCTGATTTTCGGCCTTAAGGGATTAGTTGAAGTCTTGCCGGAAGAAACTCTTTCTCAGGCTATGGGACTGATCAATGAATCCATGGGGACAGACCCTGAAGAATTTGTGGAAAAAGCTGTATCCAGTCTTACAGAGCGGCTTCGCGAACTTAGGCTTTTGCTAATTGACGGTAAAAGTCATTTTGATCCCGCTTTTCTCCTTTTTGCTGCCGAACTTGATAGACTCTCTCTAAGGTTAAAAGCTTTTGCCGCTGGAACATTTGAAGATAATCCTTATCAGGAACAGCCACTGTTCCGGGGAATGTTTTTCTCAAGCGGTGAACAGAGCGGTGAACAATCCTCAGAATTCCTCAGCGGACTTGATTCGTTAAAGGGGATTGAACCGAATCTTCCTGAAACAGCAAAGGGTATTTTCCTGCACGATTTTTTTTCTAAAGTACTGCCGCGAGATCGTAATCTGTTCACTCCTATTATGGAATTTTTGAAATGGAAACTTTTTACCCGTAACCTCGGTATGGCCGGATGGTTGTTGTTATTGTTTTTTGTATGCGGGCTTTTCAGCCTTTCATATATCAGTAACAAGCAGGCTATGGATGATCTTTTTTTTGCATTTCCCACGCAACCGGCATTTTCGAATAATACAGATACGCATATTGTTGAGTTTGATGTTTTCAGGGAAAAGATTGCCAAATTGCATGAACTGAACTCCAATTGGTGGGTCCCCCGCATGGGACTTGAGGTCAGTAGCGAGGCGGAACTTAAGGTTAAGGAAGTTTACTGCAAAGATTTTAAAGAAATAATTCTCGACCCAGCTGATAAAGCTTTGGAAAAGGCTGTCGGCAGACTGAGTATGCATTCATCAGAACTTCTTACCAGTGATTATGTAAAACTTTTAGTTTGGCGCATTGAACTTCTTGAGGATCGTCTTGCCGGCGGCGGGCAAGAATCTTTTTCTGCTTTTGATCTGCCCTCCGGTAGAGCTATGACTGATATTGTCACTGGTTTTAATACTGATTTGATGAAATTTTATGGGCAGACTTACAGATCATATCTGGACTGGACTGATAAAACGGAACCTCTTGAGGAACAGAAGTTGATGCTGCAAGCTCAATTGGGACGAGTTTTCAGTTTTAAGGGAGCTGATTTCAGATGGTTGGTAGACTGGGTAAACGATAACCCGAATATGCAATCTGTTACTCTGCGCGATTTTTGGGGCGGCCCTAATCTGCAATTTGAAAATGAAGTAATCGTAGAACCTGCCTATACTCAAAACGGGCGCAAAGAACTGCAAGATTTTCTTATGGAACTACGGCAAGCCATGCCGAAGGTCGGCGACTTTGATAAACGGGAAAAAGCGTTCTGGGCTTGGTACGCCGAGCAGTATTATAAAACATGGTATGACTTTGCGGAACATTTCGGTGAAGGAGAGAGACAGCTCCTGACCAAGGATGATTATCGCACGATGTCAGCTAAAATGGCTCTTCCTGATAATCCGTATTTCAGCTTGTTAACACGCATGAAGGACGAGTTTAAACCGGTCAAAGATATTATTCCTACTCCTAAATGGGTGAATCTGGTTTTTTCTTTCAATATTGTTTTGTCACAGTATGAAGCTGGAAAAAATGCAGGTGTAGAAGCTTCATCGCAGAAGGCTCAGGATTCTTTAAGTAAGCTCATGACTGATTTGGGTGGAAGGATGGCAACGCGCATAGAAGAGCGGCTTGAGATGGCTAAAAAACTTGATGCCTATATGGGTGTATTAAAGGATGTTTCCGCTTTCGCCGGTACTCAGGAAACTGCTTTTAAAAGTGCCGCAGCTCTTTATCCCGGCACTGGCGGAACAGCGGCTTCTCCGGCAAGCGGAGCAGGTGCTGTTCAAAAGAATCCAGTTGATGTGGCAACTCAGGCTATGGCGGATCTTAAGTCTCGCCTGAGTGATATAGGACCGGGGTCTGAAGAATTCTGGCAACTTGTGAGAGGACCGCTTGATTTTATTATTTACGTGGTCACTATGGAAGCTTCCTGCGAATTGCAGCAATTATGGGAAGGTAATGTTTTAGCTGAAACAGCACATATTCCTGATGACAAATTGGGAGAGAATCTTTTTGGAAAAACGGGAATAGTAAATAAATTTACCGATGGTTCCGCAAAACCTTTCTTGACCCGCGGAGTTCATGGTTGGCAGGGTCGAAGCTGGCTTGGAATAACATTCCCGTTCAGGGATGAGTTCTTCACTTTCCTTAATTCCGGAGCATGGTCCAGTCAGGCCGTTCAACCGCAATACAAAGTGGATCTTTCCACTCTGCCGACAACAGTTAATGCCAACGCAACTCAGGAACCGTTTGCTACTATATTGACTGTGGAATGCGGCTCTGGTCAGCAGGTTTTGTCTAATTACAATTACGCCTCGGAAATGTCGTTTGTGTGGAAGCCTGACAGCTGCGGAACAACGACTTTGACTATTCAGTTCCGGGGTATCAATCTTACCCGTACTTATGAAGGTAAGCTTGGTTTTGCTAAATTCCTTAAGGAATTCCGTAGCGGCGTTAAGGTGTTTACTTCCGAAGATTTTCCGGATCAGGAAAAGGGACTTACCGGACTCGGCATAAAAGATATTACCGTAGGCTATACTTTCAGCGGAGCTGCTCCTGTTATTGAATTACTGAAGATTAAGCCTCTGAATGTCCCGGATATCATTACTGAGTGCTGGGAATGA
- a CDS encoding PfkB family carbohydrate kinase, with translation MAEFLVAGLGEILWDVLEDSEEIGGAPINFAYHAGALGADSIAVSTIGSDERGRRSLEELHMRGLNLEAVSLDPDHATGFVEAKVDEHGVAHYMFPDNIAWDHLALNDKALSLGPRVHAVCYGTLAQRSEKSRNSIHAFLDAAPQAMKVYDMNLRQHFYSKEIISKSLEKADVLKLNDDEIQIVAPMFDLKGTENQMLNSLHKKFNLKCSILTRGSKGSLIIGYGQEIEDSGIAVEKIENTIGAGDSFTASTVLGLLLDHSLEDISKHANKLAAYVCSCKGAMPPIPEEFKLIK, from the coding sequence ATGGCTGAATTTCTGGTTGCCGGACTCGGCGAAATACTTTGGGATGTTCTTGAGGATTCTGAAGAAATCGGCGGAGCTCCCATTAATTTTGCATACCATGCAGGCGCGCTCGGTGCAGATTCAATTGCAGTTTCAACTATCGGCAGTGATGAACGCGGCAGACGCTCTCTGGAAGAGTTGCATATGCGTGGATTAAATCTTGAAGCGGTAAGTCTTGATCCTGACCATGCCACAGGTTTTGTCGAAGCCAAAGTCGATGAGCATGGTGTCGCTCATTATATGTTTCCTGATAATATCGCTTGGGATCACCTAGCTCTTAATGATAAAGCCCTGAGTCTCGGGCCAAGGGTTCACGCTGTCTGCTACGGGACACTTGCTCAGCGTAGTGAAAAGTCTCGTAATTCCATTCACGCTTTTCTGGACGCAGCCCCCCAAGCAATGAAAGTTTATGACATGAACCTGCGTCAGCACTTTTACAGCAAAGAGATTATCAGTAAGTCGCTTGAAAAAGCTGATGTTTTAAAACTCAATGATGATGAAATTCAGATAGTGGCACCAATGTTTGATTTAAAGGGAACTGAGAATCAAATGCTAAATAGTTTGCATAAAAAGTTTAATCTTAAATGCTCCATACTCACCAGAGGGAGTAAAGGCAGTCTCATCATCGGATATGGGCAGGAAATAGAAGATTCCGGCATTGCCGTTGAAAAAATTGAAAATACCATTGGAGCAGGGGATTCATTTACAGCCTCTACGGTTCTAGGTCTACTGCTTGATCATTCACTTGAAGATATCAGTAAACATGCCAACAAACTGGCGGCGTATGTCTGCTCTTGCAAGGGAGCCATGCCTCCTATTCCCGAAGAATTTAAGCTGATTAAATAA